The genome window CAATTGCGACGAACCTTGGAGCCATAGTTCGATCTTTGTAAAGCTTGTGTAGCTTTTTAAATTCTTTAAAGGTCATTGACGAATCTGTGCTACAATAATTGAATTTTGCTCTTTTTATGACTAGCTCTTCGTAAAGATCATCCACTCCATAAGGAAGAGAATCTAAATCACTCCCACCCGAAGCGGCATACTCCCATTCCTCTTCTGTGGGCAGCCTGAAGTTAAAGTACCAAATCGAATCAGGTAATGAAGAATTTTTGCGTTCATTCTTCACCATTTCACGATAAATCTTTTTGGTAACAATACTTGAGCGCCATTTTGAAAAGTTTACGGCTTGCTCATACGTAATACCTCCCACAGGATGAAATCTAAAACCTGGGTATCTAAGGTAATTCTCAATGTACGGGATTTCAGTGGAATTACTTATTACAAATTCTTTTGTATGTACTGTCGTGTCAGGTATATTTTTAGCATAGGCCTCTAAAGTTGAATCTTTTTTGAGACCATGTAAGAATTCCAACCAATTGATATTAGCGATTTCAATTTCATCAATAAAAATATTACCGTATAAATATCTACAATTTGGCGGTATAGGTATCTCTGTTTTTTGTGCAAATCCTTTAGCAGTTACCGCTAAAAATAAGATTAAAAAAATATATTTCATTTTAGATTCAAATTAGTTTAAAACAAATCTATAAAACCCAATTTACTTGATGTTATCAACCGCCTTCCTACAATCCTTTTCTATTGGAAACTTGATCATACTACTTTTCTATTCTTGTTTACTCCTTGTTATAAGTTCGTTTTATATCTTTTTATTCCGCTGGAATCGGTAGATTGTGTATTCTTAAAAATGACAATTTATCCCAATACCCACGCTGAAATTTAATTTTACCATCAATCACTTGAAAAAAACCACAACCTCTTAGTCCTAAAGGGTCTTTCCATTCTAAAATCACCTATTCACCATCCTCAAATATATTTTCCGGAATACAAGTCATATCAGCAGTACTGAATTCCATCGAAAACATTTCTTTGATCGCATTTCTTCCTTCAATAGCCTTATTCGCTACTTGATGATTAATAGCATCCCAATGGTATAGTTCCGCAATTTTAGCAGCATCTCCTTCATTGAATATGTCAACCCTCTTTTCAATCAGTTCCTTTGGTCTCATTTTTCAGAATGTATTTTTGATACAACACAAAAACACTAGAGTGTAAACTACTTCATAAAAGTAACTATCGCTGATTTCTGCTTCTATTTTAAATACTTTTCTAACGAAGTAGCATCATTAAACTTATGGTTTGAATATAATCAATGATACACAGATAAACTACTTAGCTAGAAAAACAACAAAGCATAGAAAGCTTTTAATGCTCTTTATGCTTTGTTGTTCATTCTTACTTCAATAGTGTTTCTACAAATTCTTCTATAGATAGCTTAGGTTCACCTAATATCTCCCATGTTGAATGAGAAACTTGCTCTTCTTTTAACTGCTCCACATAAGTCAACATATGTTCCATAAACTGTTCGTCCTCTTCACTTGGAAGCCCAATGTGTTTTATAGTTTCCATTGGATATTCTGAAACTTTCTTGTCGGGAGCATAAACACTCAAAAATCGTTGGGCAGCTTCAGAAAAACTTATTCCTTCTCTACCTTGAATGGTAAACGATTGATTATAGGCATTCGCATTTCCAATAGTATTGTAAATGTTTTCAGTCAAATCTATCGTGTTGGTAAAATAAACAGGGTATTGATGATTACCGATAATGGCAAATTCTTCACCTTGAATAAATGTTGGGAACGAATCTAGAAAAACAGAGCAATGTAGATAGGTATAATTTATCCCCGACTTTTTCATGTGCTCGATTGCTGGTTTTCTAATCAAATTCGTTTTATAAATCATACCCTTAGTTGCAAACTCAGGATTAGACAAATCTATACCTACAATTTGCATGATATGTTTTACTCCTAGTTCTTTGCTGACATCTATGACATTTATGATCCCTTCCCTTTCTGGGTGAAATGGCGCATTTTCATCCCATGTAGTTGTATTTAAGTTTAAATATATAGTTTCTGAACCTACTAAAGCTTCTTTAAGACTTGATTTATCAGAAACATCACCATATACAATCTCAACCGTTTCTGGTAATAACTTTTTTGCTTTGTTGATATCTCTTACAACAGCCTTTACTCGAACGCCTTTTTGACTTAACTTTTTTGTAATGGAAGAACCTAATACTCCCGTTGCTCCAATGATTGTGATTTCTTTCATTTTGATAATTTTTTAATTGCTTAGTTTGATCCCTATTATTCCGATAACGATGAAGGATAGAAACAAAAGTTTGTTCCAGTTTAATACATCGTCAAATAGGATTAATCCCATCAATATAGTACCACTAGCTCCGATCCCTGCCCAAACGGCATAAGCTGTTCCCATATCAATAGTTTGCATAGATTTAAGCAAAAAGCCGAAGCTCAAAGCTCCAAATACAAAGAAGCCTAGTACACCTTTCCAATTGGAAAAGCCTTCAGAAAACTTCATGGAAGTAGTAAAAGCGACTTCAAATAATCCTGATAATAATAAATAGATCCAAGCCATATTGAACTGTATTTTTTGATAACAGTACAAAGCTAGCTTAGGGTAAAAAGCTTTCTTTTTACCTATGTTAAAAAAGCAATTATCGCTGAGAACGGATACGGCTTAGTGTTACTTGGGTAATACCAAGGTAAGAGGCAATGTGCCCAAGCTTTACTCGCTGAAGAATCTGTGGGAATTTATCAATCAAGGATAAATATCTGGTTTTTGCATCTAAAACTTGAGACAGTAATATCTGCTCTTCCATTTCCAATAATGCATTTTCGGCTAACCTTCTCCCGAAGTTGGCAAACTCAAGGTTCGTGGAATACAACTCCAGTAATTTGGATTGATCTATCTTGAGTAGAACGGTATCTTCTATCAGTTCTACATTTTCAAGTGATGGTTTTCCTCCGATGAAATTCCCCAACGAAGCCACAATATCCCCTTCAAATCCGAACCAATGGGTAATATCTTTTCCATCTTCATTGATATAATAACTTCTGACAGCTCCTTTTTTGATAAAATAAACCGAATGATGTACTTCCTCTTTCCTGATTAAAAGTTCTCCTTTTCGTTTGGTATACTCTGTCATCAAGGAGTTTAAAAAGTCAAAGTTGGCTGTAGATAAACCATATCTGTTCAGAAATATTTCTTTAATTAAATCCATAATCACAGTTTATAAGCATAGAGATATCCATTTGATTCATCAAAATAGATTATCCCATTATCAACGATTGGAGTTGGTAATATTGCTATTAAAGCAAGAATTTTATTTTCTGAATCTCGGAAATCAGAAATGCTATAAACATAGTTAACAAATTAGTTTTTGCTAGTTTTGGAGTGATAAATTCACAGGTAGCTTACTTAGTAGGCTACCTGTGCTATAGCTCTTTCGCTAATTCAAATATTCAAAAGTATCAACCATTTTATACTTCGGACTTCTATTGATAAAGTCTCTGAAAAAGGCGGTATGAGCTCCTCCCATTAGGATAAATACTCGATCATCTTCATTCAATTCTATCCGGTTTAGGTTCGAATACATTCTTAAATTTCGTTGATAGAATTTACTTGCTTCATCGGCTCCTTCAAAGCCATTTTCACTTCCAGCATGTGTTAGCATATCCGCGTTTATGGCAATCAATAAATCTAGGTACTCCGATCTATTAGTCGTTTTCAATCGATCTAATAAACTTAGACTCTCCTCATTGAAATTGATGTTTGGATAAAAGCTTGGAATATTCTGATAGTATTTATTATACCAAACTGAATCTACCTGATTGATGATCTCACTTCCTATGCGGTAGTTATATTCCATCTTATGATCTATTCCATAGATTCTTTTCACCCCACTTATTCGACCTAACTCGTAAGCTAGTAACTCTACTTCCGACGGGGATTTAAAATCCATCTTAGGATTAGAAAGGTATTTACCATATTGACTTAGTAATTTTTCATTACGCTCAGGTATCAACTCTACCAGTATTACTGTAGGCTTGAATTCGGATAACTTCTTTGCAATTTCATGTGCTTCTTTTCGATTTTTTTCACTGTGTTCATCAAATTCAGTTGACATTGCATCAGAAGTACTTCCGAAGTGGAATGTAGCAAAATTTAGAATCGGTATTTTATGCAACTGCTCTGCTTTTCTTTCATGGTTTTCAACCAAGCTTGATTCTGCCGTATTTGAAGGCTGTTCTTTACAAGCTAAACAGAATAAGAGTAATGCAATGAGTATAGTATTTGAGTTTTTCATTTCGGTATTTTTTATCAGTAACAATGTTCTACACATATTATCGTATCAATTTGTGACACTTAAATGTGATAGATTTCCTTTAAGCAATAAAAGAATGATTCTTAACTTATTGGATTAAGTAAAATCATAATTGCAATATAAATAGTTAGACCAACCTTTTAAAGTTTATCATGAAACTTAATTCATATTCTTTAATCCAATTGATAAATCTCAAAATTTGTAATTGAGAAGGAGGGAAAAATAAAACAGTATCAAGTAATGTATATAGACTTCAAAAAATGGTAAACCGATAATAATATTAGGAATAAATTGAGTGTGCTTAGTATATCCTTGTCCATCAAGTTAGAGAGGTAAATTCACAGACTTATTCACCATCTATTTATTCGCTTCGCCAACAATTTCACTTTTAAGGTCAATAATAAAATTCCCTGCCCAAGTATACTCACTTGAACAGGGACTTCTTTTTATAAACATCGAATACCTACCACTGTAATGTCATCTCTTTGATTTTGCCTTTTCATAAAGTTTGAAAGCTGATTTTTAATAAGCGTTTCTTGCTCTTTCATAGGTAAATGAGAAACTAACTTAAGCAGTTTAAGAAATTCTAGTTTTCCAAACTTTTTACCTTCATGATTGTGCTGATCTGCAAAACCATCTGAAGACAAGTATAAAGAACCTCCTTCGGTTAAATCGAAATCAACAGTCTCAAAGGCTTTATTCTCTTTTGCTCCCCAACCGCCAATACTTCTTCGGGTACCTTTCACTACTTTAGGTTCTTCATTAAACTCTTCCATGATATAGATTTCAGACTTTGCTCCTGCAAAGCTGACTTTATATGTCCCCTTTTCTCGAACTTGAATTTTACAAAGTGCCAAATCCATTCCATCATCATTTTGCGACTCTTGCTGTTTGAGCATTTTCTTTAACTCTTTATGCATCAACTCCAAGATTTTTGAAGGCTCATAAATACGCTGTTCACCGACCAATTTGTTCAGAATTCCAAAACCAAGCATTGACATCAAAGCGCCAGGAACGCCATGTCCTGTACAATCTACAACAGAGACAAAAATTGTATTTTCATCGACTTTATACGTCCAGTAAAAATCTCCCGACACAATATCTTTGGGTTGATAAAAAACAAAGTAGTCTTTGAAAAAGGTGGAAAAGGTTTCATTACTGCTAATTAACGCCTCTTGTATCATTTTTGCATAACGGATGCTATCAACGATACTTTCATTTTTCTCTTTGATAATCTTGTAGGCACTAATATTCTCCAAAGAACTCGAAATATATGAAGCCAAAGATTCAGCTATTCTCAACTCACGAGTTGTATAATCTTCGCCCGAAGAATGTAACACAAATATCCCGATACATTCTTCTTTTCTGATTAGAGGGATATAAATCAACGTGCTTGGCATCTGAATTGAATGAGCAGTCCCTACTTCATTGAGCAATTTTGTTCCCGAAAGTCTGATTGACTCCTTCTTCTCATATACTTTATAGATCAACTGATGTAAAGGGTTATCACTCAAACTGATTCTGTTCTTTGTGATTTCTAAATTCCCATCCTTTAGGTATAGACGCAATGCATCTTTTTTTGAGGTATGAACGGCTATCCCAACTTGTTTTGCATGAATAGTTTGACGCAGGCCAGAACTCACTTTCGTTAGTAAATCACTGACATGTTGCTCCGCTACAACCTGAGTACCAATGTCACTAACTGTACTAAAATCACGATAGGTACTTTCTATTTGTCTATGCTGTTCTTCGATATGATTTCTACTAGATTCAATTTCCTCATTCAACTGTTTTAATTCTTCATTTTGAGCAATAATCTCATTCTGACGGCTCACCAATTCCTTCGTCCTTTCTTCAACTGTACCTTCCAAAACTGCCTTCTGTTGCTTTAACAGATTGACTCTTAACCTATATATACCGAATAAAAGACTCACCAAAGTAAAAAGCACAACTAACCTAAACCACAATGTTCTGTACCAAGGCGGAAGAACTATAATTTCTAATGAAGTTGGCGTGTCATACCATACACCATCATTATTTGCTGCAATGACCTCCAAGGTATATTCGCCAGCTGGAAGTGTAGTGAAATTCACATTTCTTCGGTTTCCGATTTCTTGCCAACCATCATCAATACCAATCATCCGATAGGCAAACTTATTTTTATGCGCTTGTGTGAAATTGGGCACAGAAAACCCTATCGAGATCATATTCTGATCGTGAGTTAGTACCAATTGATCAGACACTCCGATTGTCTGATAATTTTCTCCATCAAAAATGAGCTTTTGTTCTTGATTAGAAATCTTCAAAGAAGTAAAAAATACCTCATGAGCATTTGGGTTTTGTTTTATCTGACTAGGCTGAAATATATTTATACCTTCTGTTCCTGCCATCCAAATTGTACCATTCGTTTCGGTATGAACTGAGGGTGAAAAAAGACCATTTTGCAATCCGTGATATTCATCAAAGAAATGTGCCGAAAAGATAGAAGGCTGTCCATCCTTTTCTGTAAACTTTAACTTACAAACACCTTTGTTTGTTCCTAACCACAAAAAGCCTTGCTCATCTTCTACGATTGAATTGATTACATTTACATTCAACCCATTCTCTTTGTTAAAGATTAAGAATGTATCTTTTTCTCTGTCATAAAGATTTAGCCCTCCACTTGTAGCAATCCAAATCCGATCTTTTTGATCTTTGTAAATGTAGTTGATCAAAGTATGACTCAACTTTGCTTCATTACTTTCTGGTGTGTATTGTGTGATGTTGTAATCATCTTCAGAGTTAAATATCACCTTATTCAAACCGTACTGTGTACCTACCCAAACCTCATTACCTTTCCCACTTCGAACGCTTGTAATCAAATAACTAGACAAGCCATTTTCACCAGATCCTATTATACTATTTTCTTGTGTATTGACATTAAACCTCACTAATCCACCTTCCCACACTCCAATCCAAAGGTGTTCTTTACTGTTGATATCATTATCGAATGAAAAAGCTGTTTGCGCATGTATCCCTTCATGAATAGGTGCAATATGAAACTCCTTCTCATTTTTTCTCTTCCAAAATACCCCTGCTCCCCAATTTCCAATCCATACATTATCATTCTGATCTACAAATAAGCCTATTATAGCATCATTGACTAACTTTTGAGAAGGCTTTGCTTTTGAATGATAAAGGCTTGTTTTATTCTTATCGGCATCGAAATGATACACCCCAGTATTATCGACTCCTAGATACAAATCTCCATCGCTTGTTTTTGAAACAAATGTATTATTCCCAAACTTGATAGGGGTATTTCCTAGATAAGAAAAAGAACTAAACTTATTGGATTGAGGATCGGACATCCATAACCCTTTGTTATAAGTTCCTGACCAAATTCGATCCTCTTTATCGACTAGAATGTCCCAAACAGATAAGTCTTGGAAATCGTTATGTGTCTTATCGTATGTTACAAATCGTTTTTCATCCGTCTTATATTGAACAATTCCCCCATTTTCAAGTGCAACCCAAATATCACCATTACTATCAATATCTATAGCTCTTGCAGCATGATGCTTTAAGCCTGAGTGAGCATTATGAAAATGAGATACATTATCGAATCGGTATTCATTTTCACTTTTATAATCCAAGCTTATCAAGCCTCCATCAAGAGTAGCTATCCAAAGTCTTCCATTTTTATCTTCTGCAATATCTCTAATCCTATTCCCTGCTATTGTTTTAGGAGAAGGGCTTGCCCAAAAACGTGAAAACTGATTTTTAGATTCATCATAAACATTCAAACCATAAGGCGTTGCAATCCACATTCGTCCTTGCTTGTCTTCATGAAAATCCCAAACGTAGTTTACAGTCAACTTTGTTTCATCATCTAAATTTCCTTCATGATGAATAAACTTGTTTTCATTGAAATCAAAAATGCTAATCCCTTTATCTGTTCCTAGCCAAAGTCGTCCATGTCTGTCCTCTCCTATCTGACTAATGATATTACTAGGCAAAGTATTCGTATTGCCTTCCTCATGTTTCCAATGTTCAAAACAATCACACTCCTTCTGATACTTAAACAGTCCTCCCCAAGTAGCTACCCACAAATTTCCTTTTTTATCTTCATAAAGGTCTTGGATATTCCCATTTGTCAAAGCCCCTACAAGCTCTACATTGGGTTCATAAATAATGTTTTCTATACCATCAAATTTGTTCAGACCGTTATCCGTTCCTATCCAAATAAAGCCTTCTTTGTCTTGAAGAATTGAAGTAATCTGTGTGGTTGAAAAATTCTTCTTGATGTTTAAAAATTTGTATCCGCCAGTATGAGATTCTAGTTGAGCTTTTGATGTATGACTAAAACAGACTAAAGTCAGGAAAAGTACAAAAAAATAAACGTTAGTGTTTTTCATATTTGTGGTGATAGTTTATTGATATTACGCCTTAAACCAACTTCAAAACCTTAGCTAAAAGATGAAGAAGTATTCTCTTTAGTGTTAAAAAATATAGAGATTAAATATTAGGTTATATGGTATTTAAGCGACATTGAAGGGTATTGAAGTATTTTTGAAGTGTAAAAACAACGTAAAATATACACTTCAAATAAAATGAAGTATTTCAATTTTAACCCAATTCATAAACTTCACATTCAAACTTCGTAAGATCGTATTAGTAAAAATATCTATTTAAATAATCACATAAAGGATCATATCTAAATAGCAGATGCTTCGCTTTTTTCTCTAAAAAGTAAATACAAACCTTAGCTCAATTCATGATTGTTCATAAAAAAAGAGGCCACCCTTAAGCAACCTCTTTCTTAAAATTTATTTGATTAAGACCTTTCGAGTAACAGAACCATCTCGTCCTTCAAGCCTTAGAATGTAAAGCCCCGACACATAGTTTTCTGTATTTATCCGAACAGTATTTCCAAGATCAGATGAAGTAGATATCACCTGCCCTCTTCCGTTATAAATCACTAGTCTGTCATAGTCTGACGCACCCGAAATATTCAGAGAAGTTGTTGCGGGATTAGGGTAAACATTTACATCCTCCTCTTCTTGAGATAAAATGCTTGTTGCTATGCGCGCATTCGAAGAACCAAACACACTAAGCTCTTCAATACTTATCCATGAACCCGAATAACCACTAGCTCCAGTTACAGTAAGTCTTACATATCTTGCATTTACATTTGCGAATGAATCAGTAATTGGAGCTGAATTTGAGCCGCCTGTTGTATTGCTAGTTCGATCAACAATTGTTGAATAAGAACTACCATTTGTAGATACTTCTATAATGTACTGATAAGCTCTGTCTTTGAAACATACCACTTCTGTTCTATTGATTGAATAAACTGCTCCCAAGTCAATTGTAGCAGACTGCGAATAGTTTTCAGCAGACCATCGGCTATCGGCATCTCCATCTACCAAGTTTGAAGCTGGATTAGATGATTGTTCATTTGATGCTGAAACGGCTTTATTCAACGCTAAATTTGTTGTAGAACCCGAACCATTACTATGAATCGTTTCTGTCAATTCATTAAAATAAGCTGTGGCTGATCCTGTATCTTGTAAGTAGACGCCATTTTTCCAATAACTTGGGAATGTCCAGTAAGAGATATCCATATTTACGTACTCTGTACCATTTACAGAAACAGTCATACTTCCAGATGTAATTCTGATATCACAGTCAAAATAGCTACTAGGAACTGAACCCATATTGATATGACTTGTATTGGCTCCTCCTGCATCTGTTTTCACTGCAGCATAAAGTGTTCCGCCACTGCTGTACACTCTCAAGAGTGGTTTATTTGGGCCATTACCAACACCTTCGTTGGCATCATCATGAATTTGTAAAACAGTAAGTTGATCGCAAGTCTGTTCAGCGATACGTAGGTTTGCATGAAGCGTACGGTCTGTATTATTTGCGTACCAATTCGTCAAATATCTCAATTCAGCTCTTTGGCTCGTAGAAGCAGCATCTCTTGACTGAGAAAATGCGATTTCATCTGTATTCACCACATAGAATGTATTTGACGAGTAACCTGCCATTATATCCGAAGCAGTTGCCTCTGTTCCACTCAAAGGCGATTGTAGCTTACATTCAGCTAAATATGCTTGGAACTTAGCAATATCATAAGGTGCAGTTACATTGTTAGAAGTGACCGATACCACAGCAGTCGAAGTATAACCACCGTCGTCTGTAGTGACAGTAATAGTAGCGGAACCAGCCGACACCGCAGTAACTAAACCCGTTGAATTCACAGTGGCTACCGAAGTATTATTTGAACTATAGCTGACACCTTGGTTTGTTGCATTAGAAGGACTAACTGTCGCTGAAAGTTGTTGAGTTACTCCTTCAGATAAAGACAATGAAGATGAATTAAGTGAGACTCCAGATACTGATACAGTTGAATTTGTTTCCTCACCCAATACGCTCAACTCTTCCAAACTCACCCATGTTCCTGTATAACTAGCTGCGCCCGAAACCGTAATTTTTACGTAACGAGCATTTACTGCTGAAAAGCTATCTACAATCGGAGCACTGTTTGAACCTGGAGTAGAATTATTGCTTCTGTCTACAATTGTTGTATAAGAACTACCATTTGTGGATGCCTCAATAACATACTGATAAGCCCTATCTCCATAACAAACTAACTCGGTACCATCAATCCTATAAACAGCTCCCAAATCTATGGTAGCAGATTGTGGATAACCTGAAACAGACCATCGAGTATCTGGATTTCCATCTACCAAGTTTGCAGGAACATTTGTACCATCTGGGGTACCTGTTCCTGTTACAGATTTATTAAGTGCTACGTTTGATCCTGTAGAAGCAGCTCTCACAGTAATAACACTACTATCTGTAAACCCACCATCTGTAGTCGTTACCGTGATTGTAGCTGTACCTTCTGAAACTGCTGTGACTAAACCCGTAGAACTTACTGTTGCTACGCCAGTATTACTTGAGCTGTAGCTTACGCTTTTATTCGATGCATTGGACGGTGCTACTGCTGAACTAAGTTGCTCATTTCCTCCTACGGTTAAAGAAGCCGTTGCTGGACTTAGTGATACGCCTGTGACAGCCACATTTTGTCCAGTATCACCGTTATGACTTACTGTAAAATCATATACATAAACCTCTCCGTAGTTATTTGGGTCATCCGTATCGCTTCCCTCTCTATCTGCATTACTTTGTGTATAATTTCCTACTTTAAAGTAAGTCTGGTCATAATTTAGATTCATCACATAATCATTTCCACCATCTCTTACCAAATAAGAAGAAGCCGTACCATTGTTGTATGCATTTAACAGATTTCCATCTTCACTATAATAGCAGTAATGTAAACCATCCTTCACAAGAAAGATCACCTCATGAATATCACCTAAATTATAGTCTGTTTTGATCGTTAAATCCTCTCTGAGTTTTCCACCATTAAATGATAAGAAAAGATGAGAACCTTCTAATCGCATTACCATAGAATCATCTATACCATCAGCTTTATTTCCATGAATTTGGGTTGCGACCAAGTGAGGTTTATTTATCGGTAAATGTGTAATGGCTTGTTTTACATAAAGCATATGGCTTCCTTCCGTTGTCCAATAAATATCTTTACTTCCATCAGCCTCTCTTTCTCTCAACTCCGACCTGATATAACTAGAGTTTGGTGTAGTTCCATTGTTACTTCTTATTGGAGCATAAAAAACAATGGCATCACCTGCATTATTTACATAGAAATACTCATTGTTAGGTTCTCCACAAAGGGTTTTATCCTCTGCCCCATCTGGATATGTAATTTTCCATTGGTTACAATTTATCATTAAGTCGGAAGGAACTTGTGCTCTTAGTTCTGTTGAAAAACCAAGAAATAGGGTCAGTGTTAGGCAACTGAATAGTTTGAATAGGGATTTCCCTTTCAAAAATGAAGGTATAGCAGCATACCTAAAATGTGAGACGAGTAATCTTGTCTTCATAATAGTGTTTTAGTTTTTTAAAAGAAAAGAATAAAGTGTGTATGCGTATTTCGAACCAAAATCAATATCAAAAACATGTCGTTGCTTTATGAAATCTTTGGAGTGGCCAATCCCTCGATTATGACGATACTGATAAGTGAAAGAAGAATTAAGTTCTTGAGTTTTTACGCTGTTATGAGCAATAGGAAATCATTCCTTTTAAAGCTCTTTTCATTGTGTGTTGATGTACCATTTTTAAAAGAGTAAAGTCAAACATCTTTTAAGGTGAAAATCATATAAATGTGTATTCGAAAATTAAAGTGATTATTACACTTATTTCTGATTAAGAACAAATCTATAGGCTCCTCCAAAAAAAAGAGGATAAAAGGAGAAAATATTGGGATTCCTAGCGTTACAAAAAGGGGATTTAATCGTTACAAACCGACCTTAAAAGTATTTAAAGGGCTATTTGAACGTATTTTTCAATTAAATAAAATGTCGATTAAAGCATGGCCATAGGAATCAAAATATAAGTGTAATTAAGTGTTCTTTCTCTGATTATTGAGGTAAGTAGTTGGCGATATTCCGTATTCTACTTTAAAGCATTTAGAAAAATATTTGGGATTTAGAAAGCCAACTTCATAAGCTATTTCTGAAATATTTAGCTCACTAGAGTTCAAGAGTTGAGCAGCTCTTTTTAAACGAACTGATCGGATAAAATCAGAAGGTGATTTACCTGTAAGTGAAGTTATTTTTCTGTAAAGCTGTACACGGTTTATATCTAAAGCCAAACTGAGTTCTTCTACACTCAAATCCGTTTTTGAAATGTGCTGTTCCACATATTCCAAAGCCTTTTGCACCAATTGTTCATCAATGCTTGTAATGGAAACTTCCGTAGGTTCAGCAGCTATTTTTTTACTGAAAGCTTTCTGCAATTGATCACGTTGGGTCAACAAACTTCTGATTCTTGATTCCAATACCTCAAAGTTTAGCGGTTTTGAAACATACTGATCTGCCCCGCTCTCAAAAACTTGTACTTGGTAATGTTCCTCTGTTTGAGCTGTAAGTAATATGATGGGGATATGAGCTGTTTTAGCATCACTCTTCAGCTTTTTACAAAGCGTATTTCCATTCATAATAGGCATTACAAAATCACTAATAATTAAATCGGGCTGTTCTCGAATTGCTTGTTCAAAACCTTCCTGACCATCTGATGCTTCAATGATTCTGTAGTTTTCTTTCAGACTGGTTGTCAAAAAAAAGCGAAAATCGTCATTGTCTTCTACAACTAAAATCAGAGGCGTTTTTCTATTGTGTTTTATACTTGACGAAACCTCAATATCATTTTCTGATGGAGCTAAAATAGTCGATTTCACATCCGTTTGCTCATATTCCAAAGGTAAACGAACAATAAAACAACAGCCTTCTCCAATCTTACTTTCAAGCTCTATCGTCCCTTTATGAAGTTCTACATATTCTTTTGTGAGCGTTAGTCCCAAACCATAATCTTCCTTCT of Sediminitomix flava contains these proteins:
- a CDS encoding polysaccharide lyase family 7 protein; the protein is MKTRLLVSHFRYAAIPSFLKGKSLFKLFSCLTLTLFLGFSTELRAQVPSDLMINCNQWKITYPDGAEDKTLCGEPNNEYFYVNNAGDAIVFYAPIRSNNGTTPNSSYIRSELREREADGSKDIYWTTEGSHMLYVKQAITHLPINKPHLVATQIHGNKADGIDDSMVMRLEGSHLFLSFNGGKLREDLTIKTDYNLGDIHEVIFLVKDGLHYCYYSEDGNLLNAYNNGTASSYLVRDGGNDYVMNLNYDQTYFKVGNYTQSNADREGSDTDDPNNYGEVYVYDFTVSHNGDTGQNVAVTGVSLSPATASLTVGGNEQLSSAVAPSNASNKSVSYSSSNTGVATVSSTGLVTAVSEGTATITVTTTDGGFTDSSVITVRAASTGSNVALNKSVTGTGTPDGTNVPANLVDGNPDTRWSVSGYPQSATIDLGAVYRIDGTELVCYGDRAYQYVIEASTNGSSYTTIVDRSNNSTPGSNSAPIVDSFSAVNARYVKITVSGAASYTGTWVSLEELSVLGEETNSTVSVSGVSLNSSSLSLSEGVTQQLSATVSPSNATNQGVSYSSNNTSVATVNSTGLVTAVSAGSATITVTTDDGGYTSTAVVSVTSNNVTAPYDIAKFQAYLAECKLQSPLSGTEATASDIMAGYSSNTFYVVNTDEIAFSQSRDAASTSQRAELRYLTNWYANNTDRTLHANLRIAEQTCDQLTVLQIHDDANEGVGNGPNKPLLRVYSSGGTLYAAVKTDAGGANTSHINMGSVPSSYFDCDIRITSGSMTVSVNGTEYVNMDISYWTFPSYWKNGVYLQDTGSATAYFNELTETIHSNGSGSTTNLALNKAVSASNEQSSNPASNLVDGDADSRWSAENYSQSATIDLGAVYSINRTEVVCFKDRAYQYIIEVSTNGSSYSTIVDRTSNTTGGSNSAPITDSFANVNARYVRLTVTGASGYSGSWISIEELSVFGSSNARIATSILSQEEEDVNVYPNPATTSLNISGASDYDRLVIYNGRGQVISTSSDLGNTVRINTENYVSGLYILRLEGRDGSVTRKVLIK
- a CDS encoding hybrid sensor histidine kinase/response regulator transcription factor; its protein translation is MYIITTLLSYSILLNTAMPWGVIGFTFGLIISLFLMWRMRQQLLKKKKEHDLNTFKIGLYENVNDELKTQLGLMMSSLDKLLKTNFKNGKDTQHLLISENTKRLQQQVDQLLAIQKFGTEKLELNKTLANLVEFTEKRVSSFEVLSKSKNIDFVFQTNESECVCLLDYNKFDKILYNLISIAFEHTPDFGRVSLELHIERASLTLKLKDSEIGIQTEHLNKLFNQSTTINLLEKKEDYGLGLTLTKEYVELHKGTIELESKIGEGCCFIVRLPLEYEQTDVKSTILAPSENDIEVSSSIKHNRKTPLILVVEDNDDFRFFLTTSLKENYRIIEASDGQEGFEQAIREQPDLIISDFVMPIMNGNTLCKKLKSDAKTAHIPIILLTAQTEEHYQVQVFESGADQYVSKPLNFEVLESRIRSLLTQRDQLQKAFSKKIAAEPTEVSITSIDEQLVQKALEYVEQHISKTDLSVEELSLALDINRVQLYRKITSLTGKSPSDFIRSVRLKRAAQLLNSSELNISEIAYEVGFLNPKYFSKCFKVEYGISPTTYLNNQRKNT